In Stigmatella erecta, the following proteins share a genomic window:
- a CDS encoding phytoene desaturase family protein, with protein sequence MVRHVIVVGSGPGGLSAAVNLAGQGLKVTVVEKDPVPGGRMKGLTLGANGEYALDTGPSILQLPGVLERIFVRAGKRMEDYVKLVPLEPNTRVHFWDGTFMDTSKNLAHMEAELAKFSPALPQALRAWMAEGREKYGIAYEKFIATNAGSLGYYAPWRLASTLRFKPWQTLYRHLDSFFHDDRVTYALAYPSKYLGLHPTTCSSVFGVIPFLELAFGVWHVDGGFRALARGMKRCAEDLGATFRMGEAVEQVRVDAGRVVGVRLASGEQLDADAVVVNADLAYAAQNLIPADIREGTRLSDDALERAKFSCSTFMAYYGLDTVYRDLPHHLIYMSENARRTDRDALEDRVLDLEDPPFYVCNPCVTDPSGAPQGHSTLYVLVPTPNTSREVDWAATERVLRERIPDMLAKVGLKDVRKHLRAERYFTAETWRDDFHVFRGAVFNLSHTWLQLGPLRPKVKSPDVKGLYWVGGGTHPGSGLLTIMESANIAADYLTREAGKGPLPQWPYVPPLEEAAPVVQSRAG encoded by the coding sequence ATGGTGCGACATGTCATCGTGGTGGGCTCGGGGCCGGGCGGGTTGTCGGCGGCCGTCAACCTCGCCGGGCAGGGGCTGAAGGTCACCGTGGTGGAGAAGGACCCGGTGCCCGGGGGCCGGATGAAGGGGCTGACCTTGGGGGCGAACGGGGAGTACGCGCTGGACACGGGGCCCTCCATCCTCCAACTGCCCGGGGTGCTGGAGCGCATCTTCGTGCGCGCCGGCAAGCGCATGGAGGACTACGTGAAGCTCGTCCCGCTGGAGCCGAACACGCGGGTGCACTTCTGGGACGGCACCTTCATGGACACCTCGAAGAACCTCGCGCACATGGAGGCGGAGCTGGCGAAGTTCAGCCCGGCGCTGCCGCAGGCGCTGCGGGCGTGGATGGCGGAGGGCCGGGAGAAGTACGGCATCGCCTACGAGAAGTTCATCGCCACCAACGCCGGCAGCCTGGGCTACTACGCCCCGTGGCGCCTGGCCTCCACGCTGCGCTTCAAGCCGTGGCAGACGCTGTACCGGCACCTGGACTCGTTCTTCCACGATGACCGGGTGACGTACGCGCTGGCGTACCCCTCGAAGTACCTGGGGCTGCACCCCACCACGTGCTCCTCGGTGTTCGGGGTGATTCCGTTCCTGGAGCTGGCCTTCGGGGTGTGGCACGTGGACGGGGGCTTCCGGGCGCTGGCGCGGGGGATGAAGCGCTGCGCGGAGGATCTGGGGGCCACCTTCCGCATGGGCGAGGCGGTGGAGCAGGTGCGCGTGGACGCGGGGCGGGTGGTGGGGGTGCGGCTGGCGAGCGGCGAGCAGCTCGACGCGGACGCGGTGGTGGTGAACGCGGACCTGGCGTACGCGGCGCAGAACCTCATCCCGGCGGACATCCGCGAGGGCACGCGCCTGTCGGACGACGCGCTGGAGCGGGCGAAGTTCTCGTGCAGCACCTTCATGGCCTACTACGGCCTGGACACGGTGTACCGGGACCTGCCGCACCACCTCATCTATATGTCCGAGAACGCGCGGCGCACGGACCGCGACGCGCTGGAGGACCGGGTGCTCGACTTGGAGGACCCGCCCTTCTACGTGTGCAACCCGTGCGTGACGGACCCCTCGGGGGCGCCGCAGGGCCACTCCACGCTGTACGTGCTGGTGCCCACGCCCAACACGTCCCGGGAGGTGGACTGGGCCGCCACGGAGCGGGTGCTGCGCGAGCGCATTCCGGACATGCTCGCCAAGGTGGGCCTGAAGGACGTGCGCAAGCACCTCCGCGCGGAGCGCTACTTCACGGCGGAGACGTGGCGGGATGACTTCCACGTGTTCCGGGGCGCCGTCTTCAACCTCTCGCACACCTGGCTGCAGCTGGGGCCGCTGCGCCCCAAGGTGAAGAGCCCGGATGTGAAGGGGCTGTACTGGGTGGGCGGCGGAACGCACCCGGGCAGCGGGCTGCTCACCATCATGGAGAGCGCGAACATCGCGGCGGACTACCTCACGCGCGAGGCGGGCAAGGGCCCCCTGCCGCAGTGGCCGTATGTGCCGCCGCTGGAGGAGGCCGCGCCGGTGGTGCAGTCCCGCGCGGGCTAG
- a CDS encoding ABC transporter ATP-binding protein, with product MSPPAPESSALPLTARLKNAGSLFKQLPGTFQLFWRASPGLAVLLGALTLVAAVLPAAIAYVGKLIVDGVVAAAQGGNEAQRHEVLKLVAWEFGLMLGSTLVERSLALTRELLRANLGNLLNERILQKALQLELRHFEDSSTYDKMQNARREANSRPLSLVMQAFSIARNTVTLSTYAVLLVSLSPWSVAVLVLASIPAFIAEARLAAAGFRLYSWRAPEGRKLNYLEWILTRDNHVKEVKLFGLGPLVLGRYRSLFQKFFQEDRALAQRRMGWGLGLGVLSLGAFYGCYAFMAGKAASGGISVGDMVLYLSVFRQGQAAFQGILTSIGSMYEDALFMSNLFSYLDIPARAEVPRVLPAKSPPRGRANAIELRDVSFRYAGKDAWALRGVNLTLRPGQKLALVGENGAGKSTLVKLLLRLYEPTEGSILYGGVDVRDMDVEDLRSRFGAVFQDFVRYQFNVAENIGLGHVESLENRERIVRAADLGGASPVISALPQQYDTMLGGWFEKGQELSAGQWQKLAVARAFMREDAEVLILDEPTASIDAEAEHALFERFQALAADRIAIVISHRFSTVRMADQIAVLHNGQVEELGSHDALMAKDGRYAHLFHLQARGYRD from the coding sequence GTGTCTCCCCCGGCTCCCGAATCCTCCGCGCTCCCGCTCACGGCCCGCCTGAAGAACGCGGGCAGTCTCTTCAAACAATTACCGGGTACCTTTCAGCTCTTCTGGCGGGCGAGCCCCGGGCTGGCGGTGCTGCTGGGCGCGCTGACGCTGGTGGCGGCGGTGCTGCCGGCGGCCATCGCCTACGTGGGCAAGCTCATCGTGGATGGGGTGGTGGCGGCGGCCCAGGGCGGGAACGAGGCCCAGCGCCACGAGGTGCTGAAGCTGGTGGCGTGGGAGTTCGGGCTGATGCTGGGCTCGACGCTGGTGGAGCGGAGCCTGGCGCTCACGCGCGAGCTGCTGCGGGCCAACCTGGGCAACCTGCTCAATGAGCGCATCCTCCAGAAGGCGCTGCAACTGGAGCTGCGGCACTTCGAGGACTCGAGCACGTACGACAAGATGCAGAACGCGCGGCGCGAGGCGAACAGCCGGCCGCTGTCGCTGGTGATGCAGGCGTTCTCGATTGCGCGCAACACGGTGACGCTGTCGACGTACGCGGTGCTGCTGGTGTCGCTGTCGCCGTGGAGCGTGGCGGTGCTGGTGCTGGCCTCCATTCCGGCGTTCATCGCGGAGGCGCGGCTGGCGGCGGCGGGGTTCCGGCTGTACTCGTGGCGGGCGCCGGAGGGGCGCAAGCTCAACTACCTGGAGTGGATCCTCACGCGGGACAACCACGTGAAGGAGGTGAAGCTGTTCGGCCTGGGGCCGCTGGTGCTGGGGCGCTACCGGAGCCTGTTCCAGAAGTTCTTCCAGGAGGACCGGGCGCTGGCGCAGCGGCGGATGGGGTGGGGGCTGGGGCTGGGGGTGCTGTCCCTGGGGGCCTTCTACGGGTGCTATGCCTTCATGGCGGGCAAGGCGGCCTCGGGCGGCATCAGCGTGGGCGACATGGTGCTGTACCTGTCGGTGTTCCGGCAGGGGCAGGCGGCGTTCCAGGGCATCCTCACGAGCATCGGCTCGATGTACGAGGACGCGCTCTTCATGAGCAACCTGTTCTCGTACCTGGACATCCCCGCGAGGGCGGAGGTGCCGCGGGTGCTGCCGGCGAAGTCCCCGCCGCGGGGGCGCGCGAACGCCATCGAGCTGAGGGATGTGTCGTTCCGCTACGCCGGGAAGGACGCCTGGGCGCTGCGGGGGGTGAACCTGACGCTGCGGCCGGGGCAGAAGCTGGCGCTGGTGGGGGAGAACGGGGCGGGGAAGAGCACGCTGGTGAAGCTGCTGCTGCGCCTGTACGAGCCCACGGAGGGGAGCATCCTGTACGGGGGCGTGGACGTGCGGGACATGGACGTGGAGGACCTGCGGAGCCGGTTCGGGGCGGTGTTCCAGGACTTCGTGCGCTACCAGTTCAACGTGGCGGAGAACATCGGGCTGGGCCACGTGGAGTCGCTGGAGAACCGGGAGCGCATTGTCCGGGCGGCGGACCTGGGCGGGGCCAGCCCGGTGATTTCGGCGCTGCCGCAGCAGTACGACACGATGCTGGGCGGCTGGTTCGAGAAGGGCCAGGAGCTGAGCGCGGGCCAGTGGCAGAAGCTGGCGGTGGCGCGGGCGTTCATGCGCGAGGACGCGGAGGTGCTCATCCTGGACGAGCCGACGGCGAGCATCGACGCGGAGGCGGAGCACGCGCTGTTCGAGCGGTTCCAGGCGCTGGCGGCGGACCGGATCGCCATCGTGATTTCGCACCGGTTCTCGACGGTGCGGATGGCGGATCAGATCGCCGTGCTGCACAACGGCCAGGTGGAAGAGCTGGGCAGCCACGACGCGCTGATGGCCAAGGACGGCCGGTACGCGCACCTGTTCCACCTCCAGGCCCGCGGCTACCGGGACTGA
- a CDS encoding CsbD family protein — MGEWNDKLKGKVKETVGVATGDRELEAEGKADTFKGNVKGKIEDAKRVIKDAVDPNRADRREP, encoded by the coding sequence ATGGGTGAATGGAACGACAAGCTGAAGGGGAAGGTGAAGGAGACGGTGGGCGTGGCGACCGGTGACCGGGAGCTCGAAGCCGAAGGAAAGGCCGACACCTTCAAGGGCAACGTGAAGGGGAAGATCGAGGACGCCAAGCGGGTCATCAAGGACGCGGTGGACCCGAACCGCGCGGACCGCCGCGAGCCGTAA